The Dermacentor silvarum isolate Dsil-2018 chromosome 11, BIME_Dsil_1.4, whole genome shotgun sequence region GTTGCCTTAAAGACGATCTCAGCCATTGCTattgaaatcaatcaatcaatcaatgtttatttcgcattcattcatttacaaaaatgaacgctgggacaagaactaaaagctgcttgtttgcagcttgacaaggttcttgccCATATTCATGACAACGGGGACATAATAAAATAAAGTTTGTACACTTTAGTGTGTGCAATGTACAATCAATGACAGAGTATAAGTGAAAATATGTAAGGTGAAATGTACAatcagtgttacaaagcagtgtgtttagtcagtacaaatgacatatatgaatatacagtatatatcaGATACACATAATTATTTTCAATTTCTGAAGGGTTAAAAGTTATATTACATTCTATTAACATAGACTCATAATAAAATCAAGCCTGGTACTCAGGAACTCAAAATCTTTTGTGCAAGAACAGTACacacatgaaaaaagaaagtacTTTAAGTTTCCAAGAACATTCTTGTACCATGCACTTGAAAACTGGTTCATGTAAAGTCTGCTACATGGTCTCTCAAAACTGTCTCTTTCAGCAGTAAAAGGAAAACGCTGCAGTCAGCCATTTCACAGCAATGTCTATAAAAGAACAATGCTACACTATCCACGGCCATTAGCGACCACTCGCATTTCAAACTTACATCTTGGAGTTTCTCCTTGGCTGAAGCCAGCACGGCGCGCATTGCTTTTCCACTGTTGTTCAGAACATGCTTCTGTATGTCTGCAATAAGTAAGCATGCACCAGCTGTTAACACTTGCTCAAATGCGTACGTACTGTAAAAGTAATACAAAACGAGAACTGAATTACGCTTGCACATTGAAGGCCAGAGCGTTATTCAACGTCATGGTGTCCTATACTAAGAAGTGTGGATTGCACTTTACTCACAGATTCTCTTGAGTAGTTACACTCCCAGATTCTGGAGTTACACCTTGTAGATGTAACTCCAGCCCCATGAGGGCACCTCTAGCGGCGGCATGAGCGTAACTTTAaattggcagcagcagcagccaactTGCAGCGGCAGCGTAATTATGCAGAGTCTGGCCGCACTCATCGCTTTGTTTTGTTCCGGATCATTTACATTTCAACCGAAAACCGAGGTTCTCAACGTTTGCTGCAAGAAGTCTGCGTGCAAGAAACCTGCTGTGTTGTGGGGTGCAAGAGTGTTTACAGCAATGCTCCAGGTATGAAGATTTTTGCTGGCACGGATATCACAGAAGCAACAGCCCAAACTCTACACAGCTGGTTCGTTTAAAAAAGTGGGCTACATTGAGTTGAACGGTATTTTCGGTGAACTTGTTCCGACAATAAATGGGCGCATCGTGGAATTACCCGCAGTACGGTTCTTTTTCAACTCGGTAGCATGCAGTTTGTTCGGGAGAACTGGCGTAATGTGCATGAAGTTGATGAAAGTAAATTCGAATACCAACCCCCGCTGGGCGGCACTCGGACGTTAAAACCGTGACTTATACCAGCAGATATACCCCAGCTACATGGCTAGGACTGCCACTAACAGGCATTAATCATTTTATAACATTTTGGAACAAGAAAACATGCATGTGGCGTTGCGCTGACAGTGATACGATGGCGTCTTGCAGGCTGCCGTCCTGTTGTACATATTCTTTTAAAATCTTTTATGGCATTAAGAAGGGTTCGGATTCCAAAGTATGTGTCCTTGATAATCTGCGAAGCGGATGCTTGCACACACAACGAACTACTGCATTTTGCAAACCAACAGCTGATGTTTTGGGAAGGCTAAGGCGGTGTGCATCAAAGTGACGAATGTGCTTTAGTAGGCTTCACCTTAGTACAAACCTGTAATAAGGTGAAAAATATTGACTGAACAAAGGTGAGCTTGGCACGTAGGGTTACTGCCCCTGTGACAGCTGGCAAAATGTCATCCGAAACAGAAAATCAACCGGACCATACAAACTGCTTTGCTTCGGACAAGAACCGTGACATTGTCGTTGCTCCTGCTTCTTGGACAATAAAATTTAAAACTGTGTTTTGTCTTTTAACCATTCAGAAAGCAGCACTTTCTCATCGCTGACAGCATCAGGAAATGCTAGTTTGAAAGGTTCGTTTCTGCAAGGAGCAAATATTACCAACCGGCATTTGGTATCCCCCAAACCTAAAGCACCTGGCCCCAAAACACCACAGTGAACACTAGTCACTTGAATTCTTTGGCTGTTAAACTGAAAACAAGAACCTGATGTGCATGCTGCTGTAACTAAGTACTATAATAAGTTTCTGCCTGGTCGCTGGATTGATTAAAGTTTAAACGCATGTGCTGATGATTTTGAAACTGCCTGCAATAGCCACATCCTCGACTTCATAGATGTGGCTTGCTGTAAACATGAGCTTTTGCAACAACATGGCCGTTTCGTGGCACTTTTCGATAACCAATGGTGGTGCCGCCTAACAATGCGGAGATTGCCTAGTAGTCAACTGTCACATAGTTATGGAAGTTAATGCCAAGAACGATAACTAATGCAGTTTCTGTGAGATATTTCTGTCCTAAGCAGGTCTAATCTGTTAGCATTTATAGGTGTTTCAAGtcttctcttctttctcttttggTAACTTTCAACACAACTAAACATGTTTTCTCTGCACAAGGGGATTCCATGTGATGGTTTACTTGTTATTCATTCATTACTTCAAACAGGAACCATACCATGTCGATATTGGTGTATTATGTGCACTACCATGTGACACAAAGTCAGTACCATTATCAACAGTGGCCGAACAAGAGATGCCGCTGGAACCCATCATTTCATAACACTGTAGCTCTTTGGACTAAGCAGTGCTAAGTTTTCAGCTGAAAGAGAGCACCTGTGTTCCTCAATTTTCTTGTCTGTGTCGTTTCGGCACAGTAACATCAAGAACCTATCGCAACTCGGCCAGTTAACTCTCCATTCTTGATGCGTGTAAATGCACACGTTTGAAACCATACTATACAAACTACATTTCGGTTGTGAACTAGTTTCTTCTACTTCCTAATGCTCCAGCAAGTATGTGCGTTATTCGGGACCGCTTTCTAGAATGCAAAAACCGTGATCACTGCAGTCGAACTACGAGGCAAGGATCGCACGCTCACCTTTCTTTTTGATGGTCTCCTTGTGCTGGTCGGAGATCAAGAGGTAGTACACAGTGTCATTGACCTTGAAAGGGCGAAAAATGCGACATTTACGTTCACGAACGTTGAATATCACGTCACCAGTAACGCAGCCATTTGACGACGATGCACTGTTGTTTATTGCGCGTGGACTACGCACAACAAAACAACATGCGCTAGCACGAACTGATCGGCGATGCGGTACAATGTCGTATTAATTTTACAGACTTTCGAGATAAACATATTTACAGCCCACGCAAAATGATGAAAACAACACGCTCCATACCAAACGTTCAAGGTCTTCCGCCGATACACCGGTTCCACGTTTCTCGGAACCTCCACGCTTCTGAAGAAGTAAGCAGAATTTACAGAGATGTGACTGGTTCAAAACAAGCAATACTCCAGGTAATGTCATGTGTATCAGGTAAAATAGCTCTAGGTGGCTTACCGCAGGTGATTGTGAAGGCTGGGAGAAGTTGAGTTTAGACTGAGTTAGTCTGGATCGTTTCTTGGATTCTGCCATCTCaaacgaagaaaacaaaacactACGCCGGACACTGGCTCGAGTTGCAGTTACTTTTACACACTCGCAAACGTTGCACTCGCACAGCCTTCACTATTCGCAGAAGCGGGCTCATAGAATAAAAACcatagcatagaataaagaactgCTTGGCGCGCCAATGATTTGGATTAGCTTTGGAAGCGGCTACGCTAGGCTAGCTAAAGGTTGGATGCCTGTGGCTCGGGTCAATACTCAGATCGAAACTAAAACTAGGGAGGCTAGAAGGTTTTTAAAGTCTCTATTTGTAAAAAAGCAAAACATGTATAAGGACTTTAGAAGGTTTTATGAGC contains the following coding sequences:
- the LOC119434117 gene encoding non-structural maintenance of chromosomes element 3 homolog isoform X2, translated to MAESKKRSRLTQSKLNFSQPSQSPAKRGGSEKRGTGVSAEDLERLVNDTVYYLLISDQHKETIKKKDIQKHVLNNSGKAMRAVLASAKEKLQDVFGVELVELDDKQGSVILVRKVDLSEFSQFLQISDKVLARQGLITLVLALILMNHGIIHEASLWKMLKPYGLDPKLWVKGLD